One genomic region from Balneola sp. encodes:
- a CDS encoding two-component system response regulator, with amino-acid sequence MAINILIVDDSAVMRSMIKKTIMNTGVEIGEVHEASNGKEGLEVVEDNWLDLLFIDVNMPVMDGMEMLDHIRKNPITMDMPVLIVSTESNNERIKIIDQQYAGFVHKPFTPEVLREKILSVLAVAH; translated from the coding sequence ATGGCTATTAATATTCTTATTGTAGATGACAGCGCTGTAATGCGCAGCATGATCAAAAAAACCATCATGAATACCGGTGTCGAAATTGGTGAAGTTCATGAAGCGAGCAATGGTAAAGAGGGGCTCGAAGTTGTAGAAGATAACTGGCTTGACCTGCTTTTTATAGATGTGAACATGCCGGTTATGGACGGAATGGAAATGCTCGATCATATCCGAAAAAATCCAATCACTATGGATATGCCTGTACTTATTGTATCCACCGAAAGTAACAATGAGCGAATAAAAATTATTGACCAACAGTATGCCGGTTTTGTTCATAAACCGTTTACCCCTGAAGTACTGAGGGAGAAAATATTGTCGGTGCTTGCTGTAGCCCATTAA
- a CDS encoding chemotaxis response regulator protein-glutamate methylesterase: MIKVLIVDDSALVRKLLTEELNKQKDIEVVGTAMDPYIAREKIIQLKPDVLTLDLEMPRMDGLSFLSKLMKHFPMPVVVVSSLTPKNSTNALNALTLGAVDVICKPGSAYSTQNISEDIVKAVRTASVASFKNHEYKPVNLSASKETKGAHKQRNGLLHTTNKLIAIGASTGGTRALEAVLTELPENLPGIVIVQHMPPVFTKSFAERLNTICRLRVREAEDGDLIQSGQALIAPGNYHLLVEKSGAKYYTRIKQGPPVHHQRPSVDVMFNSVARAAGLNAMGVILTGMGADGAKGMLAMREEGSYTIAQDEATSVVYGMPKEAAKLGAAEDILPLQSISNSIIRHMKQKITQPIS; the protein is encoded by the coding sequence ATGATTAAAGTATTGATTGTTGATGATTCAGCCCTGGTTCGAAAACTGTTGACGGAAGAACTCAACAAGCAGAAAGATATTGAAGTGGTTGGTACAGCCATGGACCCATACATTGCCAGAGAAAAAATTATACAATTAAAGCCCGATGTACTCACTTTAGATCTCGAAATGCCCAGGATGGATGGACTTTCATTTCTATCTAAGTTAATGAAGCATTTTCCAATGCCTGTGGTTGTGGTAAGTTCACTAACGCCAAAGAACAGTACGAATGCACTTAATGCTTTAACATTAGGAGCAGTAGATGTAATCTGTAAACCGGGTTCAGCATATTCCACTCAAAATATATCAGAAGATATTGTGAAGGCGGTTCGTACTGCATCGGTGGCTTCCTTCAAAAACCATGAATATAAACCCGTTAATTTATCGGCTTCTAAAGAGACAAAAGGAGCCCATAAACAACGAAATGGTCTTCTTCATACCACCAACAAACTTATTGCAATAGGAGCCTCGACAGGAGGAACACGTGCACTGGAAGCTGTATTAACAGAGCTGCCTGAAAACCTGCCTGGCATTGTGATTGTACAGCATATGCCACCGGTGTTCACCAAAAGTTTTGCAGAAAGGTTGAATACCATTTGTCGATTGAGGGTTAGAGAAGCTGAAGACGGAGACTTGATTCAATCAGGACAGGCTTTAATAGCTCCCGGAAACTATCACTTGCTGGTTGAAAAAAGTGGGGCCAAATATTATACCCGAATTAAGCAAGGCCCACCCGTTCATCATCAGCGTCCAAGTGTCGATGTTATGTTCAATTCTGTAGCACGAGCAGCCGGGTTGAATGCCATGGGTGTAATATTAACGGGCATGGGAGCCGATGGAGCAAAAGGCATGCTCGCAATGCGTGAAGAAGGTTCATACACAATAGCACAGGATGAAGCGACCTCTGTAGTTTATGGAATGCCCAAAGAAGCAGCGAAACTGGGAGCGGCTGAAGATATACTTCCATTGCAGAGTATTTCAAACTCCATCATTCGTCATATGAAACAAAAAATAACACAACCCATTTCCTGA
- a CDS encoding chemotaxis protein CheW — translation MEDTLVKEKETEENGHVIAGGKFLSFFLGKEEYAIEILKVQEIIGLMPITPVPKMPAYIRGVLNLRGKIVPVMNLRSRFELPLVEDTDETCVIVVQEEDYLMGVLVDKVSEVADIKDDQIEEVPSFGVKGKSEYLAGIGKIKESVKMIVDIHKVLFDVPEEVLEANEPAA, via the coding sequence ATGGAAGATACACTAGTTAAAGAAAAAGAGACCGAAGAGAACGGTCATGTGATAGCTGGCGGAAAATTTCTCAGCTTCTTTTTAGGCAAAGAGGAATACGCTATAGAAATATTGAAAGTTCAGGAAATAATAGGGCTTATGCCTATTACACCTGTCCCTAAAATGCCTGCTTATATACGGGGTGTTTTGAATTTGAGAGGTAAAATTGTGCCTGTAATGAATCTGCGTTCACGATTTGAATTACCTCTGGTTGAGGATACTGATGAGACCTGTGTAATAGTAGTACAGGAAGAAGATTATTTAATGGGTGTACTGGTCGATAAGGTGTCTGAAGTAGCTGACATCAAAGATGACCAGATTGAAGAAGTACCGTCATTTGGAGTAAAAGGAAAAAGTGAATATCTGGCCGGGATTGGCAAAATAAAAGAGTCTGTCAAAATGATCGTGGATATCCACAAAGTACTTTTTGATGTACCTGAAGAAGTTTTGGAAGCTAACGAACCCGCCGCGTAG